A region from the Solibacillus sp. FSL H8-0523 genome encodes:
- the metH gene encoding methionine synthase produces the protein MFNHPIHEQLQKRILVIDGAMGTMLQAENLTYEDFGGEDLDGCNENLVLTRPDVLKKIHRAYLEAGADIICTNTFGGTPLVLNEYDLGHKADAINTGAVKIALDAAREFSTPEWPRFVAGAMGPTTKTLSVTGGISFEELEENFYQQAKALIEAGADLILLETSQDMLNVKAGTIAVHRAFTELGKEIPVMISGTIEPMGTTLAGQSIEAFYISIEHIKPLSVGLNCATGPEFMTDHLRSLAELSTGYISCYPNAGLPDEEGCYHETPDSLSKKLQGFAEKGWLNIVGGCCGTTPAHIAAIRAAVDGYAPRQPKEATHGHVLSGIEPLQYDDSMRPLFIGERTNVIGSRKFKNLIIEGKFEEAAEIARAQVKNGAHVIDICLANPDRDEVEDMKNFMQEVVKKVKVPLVIDSTDEKVMEEALKFSQGKAIINSINLEDGEERFDAVMPLVKKYGAALVVGTIDEIGMAVTREKKLEVAQRSFKLLTEKWGMSPGDIIFDPLMFPVGTGDEQYIGAAEETIEGIRLIKEHLPGCLTVLGVSNVSFGLPPVGREVLNAVYLYHCTQAGLDYAIVNTEKLERYASIPEQEIKLANDLIFNTNDETLAVFTDFYRGKKKDAVVKELPATVEERLAYYILEGTKEGLIEDLDLARQIFETPLEIINGPLMAGMAEVGRLFNANQLIVAEVLQSAGVMKAAVAHLEKFMEKGDTSANKGTMVLATVKGDVHDIGKNLVDIILSNNGFRVIDLGIKVTPAQLIEAIRKEKPDFVGLSGLLVKSAQQMVITAQDFKDAGIDIPILVGGAALSRRFTETKIADQYDGPVIYSKDAMQGLEQANRLMNKDERELLIAELKESREQRLEADAKRAARPVVEVTEKPVRTVSDASVLTPKDLVPHVKPDYSVAHLHPYVNMRTLIGHHLGLKGNLQQLLADQDERAVLLTDLVNGYLTSGELQASGMYQFYPAQSDGDDVVIYSPEDAKTEIQRFTFPRQQTAPFLCLADYLKPVASGEMDYVALMVVTAGKGVSKKASELKEAGKFLESHALQSTALELAEGFAERIHQEIRDHWGFPDATDFTMRDRFAAKYQGQRFSFGYPACPNLEDQEKLFAVLKPEQIGVQLTEGFMMEPEASVSAIVFAHPDARYFNV, from the coding sequence ATGTTTAATCACCCAATTCATGAGCAATTACAAAAACGAATTTTAGTCATCGATGGTGCCATGGGGACGATGCTACAGGCTGAAAATTTAACGTACGAAGATTTCGGCGGCGAGGACTTAGATGGCTGTAACGAAAACCTTGTACTGACACGTCCTGATGTACTAAAAAAAATTCATCGTGCCTATTTAGAAGCGGGCGCAGATATTATTTGTACCAATACATTTGGTGGAACGCCGCTTGTATTAAATGAGTATGATTTAGGACATAAAGCGGATGCAATCAATACAGGTGCTGTCAAAATCGCATTAGATGCGGCACGTGAATTTTCAACACCAGAATGGCCACGCTTTGTTGCAGGAGCAATGGGGCCAACGACGAAAACTCTATCGGTAACAGGCGGTATTTCGTTTGAGGAGCTAGAGGAAAACTTCTACCAACAGGCAAAGGCGTTAATCGAAGCGGGCGCGGACTTAATCTTATTAGAAACGTCACAAGATATGTTAAACGTTAAGGCTGGAACGATTGCGGTACACCGCGCATTTACAGAGTTAGGTAAAGAAATTCCGGTGATGATTTCAGGAACAATCGAGCCGATGGGGACAACATTAGCCGGGCAATCGATTGAAGCCTTTTACATTTCGATTGAACATATCAAGCCATTATCAGTAGGGTTAAACTGTGCGACAGGTCCAGAATTTATGACCGATCACCTGCGTTCATTAGCGGAGCTTTCGACGGGTTATATTAGCTGTTATCCAAATGCGGGATTACCAGATGAAGAGGGCTGCTACCATGAGACGCCGGATTCGTTATCAAAAAAACTACAAGGCTTCGCTGAAAAGGGCTGGTTAAATATTGTGGGCGGCTGCTGTGGGACAACGCCAGCACATATCGCAGCCATTCGCGCGGCAGTTGACGGCTATGCGCCGCGTCAGCCAAAAGAGGCGACGCACGGTCACGTTCTCTCAGGGATTGAACCTTTACAATACGATGATTCGATGCGCCCATTATTTATTGGAGAGCGTACAAACGTTATCGGTTCACGTAAATTTAAAAACTTAATCATCGAGGGGAAATTCGAAGAGGCGGCTGAAATTGCGCGTGCCCAAGTGAAAAATGGGGCGCATGTCATTGATATTTGCTTAGCAAACCCAGACCGTGATGAAGTGGAAGATATGAAAAACTTCATGCAAGAAGTCGTGAAAAAAGTGAAGGTGCCGCTTGTAATCGATTCAACAGACGAAAAGGTTATGGAAGAAGCACTTAAGTTTTCACAAGGGAAGGCAATCATTAACTCGATTAACTTAGAGGACGGTGAAGAGCGCTTTGACGCGGTGATGCCACTCGTCAAAAAGTACGGTGCCGCACTTGTTGTAGGTACAATTGATGAAATCGGGATGGCCGTTACACGTGAGAAAAAACTTGAGGTGGCCCAACGCTCGTTTAAATTACTAACAGAAAAATGGGGCATGTCACCAGGGGATATTATTTTTGATCCATTAATGTTCCCAGTTGGTACAGGCGATGAGCAATATATCGGAGCAGCTGAAGAAACAATCGAAGGGATTCGTCTCATTAAAGAACACTTACCAGGGTGTTTAACCGTGCTTGGCGTAAGTAACGTGTCATTCGGTTTACCGCCAGTTGGTCGTGAAGTGTTAAATGCGGTGTATTTATACCACTGTACACAAGCAGGCCTTGATTATGCGATTGTGAATACCGAAAAGCTAGAGCGTTACGCGTCAATTCCTGAGCAGGAAATTAAGCTTGCGAATGACTTAATTTTTAATACGAATGATGAAACATTAGCAGTATTTACCGACTTTTACCGTGGTAAAAAGAAAGATGCGGTCGTAAAAGAATTACCAGCAACGGTTGAAGAACGTTTAGCTTACTATATTTTAGAAGGTACAAAAGAAGGGTTAATTGAAGATTTAGATTTAGCACGTCAAATCTTTGAGACGCCACTTGAAATTATTAATGGACCACTGATGGCCGGGATGGCAGAGGTTGGTCGTTTATTCAACGCTAATCAGTTAATCGTAGCCGAAGTACTTCAAAGTGCGGGCGTTATGAAAGCAGCCGTTGCACATTTAGAGAAATTTATGGAAAAAGGCGATACATCAGCAAATAAGGGAACGATGGTGCTTGCGACTGTAAAAGGTGATGTGCATGATATTGGTAAAAACTTAGTCGATATTATTTTAAGCAATAACGGCTTCCGTGTAATTGATTTAGGGATTAAAGTGACACCAGCGCAACTTATCGAAGCGATTCGCAAAGAAAAGCCAGATTTTGTTGGGTTATCGGGCTTACTTGTAAAATCGGCACAGCAAATGGTCATTACCGCGCAGGACTTTAAGGATGCGGGCATTGATATTCCAATTTTAGTAGGGGGTGCGGCCTTATCGCGTCGCTTTACTGAAACGAAAATTGCTGATCAATATGATGGTCCTGTTATTTACTCAAAAGATGCGATGCAAGGCTTAGAACAGGCCAATCGTTTAATGAATAAAGACGAGCGGGAGCTATTAATCGCCGAATTAAAGGAATCACGCGAACAGCGTTTAGAGGCAGATGCCAAACGCGCGGCACGCCCAGTCGTTGAAGTTACGGAAAAACCTGTGCGAACAGTGAGTGATGCATCGGTGCTGACGCCAAAAGATTTAGTGCCGCATGTGAAGCCGGATTATTCTGTTGCGCATTTACATCCTTACGTCAATATGCGTACTTTAATCGGCCATCATTTAGGCTTAAAGGGCAATTTACAGCAGCTACTCGCAGATCAAGATGAACGTGCGGTGTTATTGACGGACTTAGTGAATGGCTATTTAACAAGCGGTGAGTTACAAGCTTCGGGGATGTATCAATTTTATCCTGCACAATCGGACGGCGATGATGTTGTCATTTATAGCCCAGAAGATGCGAAAACTGAAATTCAGCGCTTCACCTTCCCACGTCAGCAAACGGCACCATTCTTATGCTTAGCGGATTATTTGAAGCCGGTAGCAAGCGGAGAAATGGATTATGTCGCATTAATGGTTGTAACAGCTGGTAAAGGGGTTAGTAAAAAAGCTAGCGAGTTAAAAGAAGCTGGTAAGTTTTTAGAAAGCCATGCCCTGCAATCAACAGCACTAGAGCTTGCAGAGGGCTTTGCAGAGCGTATTCACCAAGAAATTCGCGACCATTGGGGCTTCCCTGATGCGACCGATTTTACAATGCGTGATCGCTTCGCTGCGAAATACCAAGGACAGCGCTTCAGCTTTGGCTACCCAGCGTGTCCGAATTTAGAAGACCAAGAAAAATTATTTGCTGTACTGAAGCCTGAACAAATTGGTGTACAATTAACAGAAGGCTTTATGATGGAACCAGAAGCAAGTGTATCGGCGATTGTGTTCGCACATCCAGATGCACGCTACTTTAACGTATAA
- a CDS encoding bifunctional homocysteine S-methyltransferase/methylenetetrahydrofolate reductase, producing the protein MGLLQDLKTKVLTADGAIGTLLYSYGLDYCHEEMNVARPEIIEKIHGEYIAAGADIIQTNTYGANAIKLARYGYEGRVQEFNEAALKIAKRAAAGGQYVLATIGGIRGIRKSDATLEEILVAFKEQAEVLLAGEPDGFLLETYYDFEELAQSVQLLRTLTDLPIIAQVTMQEAGVLQNGMSLNEALHDLQRLGADIVGSNCRLGPFHTIQAFEGVSLPETAYLSAYPNASLLDVEDGRVVYESETDYFARAAEELVNQGVRLIGGCCGTTPKHIAAAKKRLAKLSPIEEKAETKGRTEFVRVAEPRKHEPLHEKAKRERSVIVELDTPRHLEIDGFVEGAKKLAEAGADVVMMADNSLASPRISNIAMAAILKEYGIRSLPHLTCRDRNLIGLQSHLMGLDALELHDILVVTGDPTKVGDFPGATSVYDVSSMELISLIKQLNEGGSFTGKSLRKQANFSVAAAFNPNVRVLDRAVQRLEKKIEHGADYFISQPVYTKEKIVEIYEATKHLETPIYIGIMPLTSSRSAEFLHHEVPGIKLSDEVLARMAACGDDKEAATQEGLAIAQELLDTACQYFNGIYLITPFLRYDMTLQLMDYVKQYDAKHKGEKTNV; encoded by the coding sequence ATGGGTTTACTACAAGATTTAAAAACAAAGGTATTAACGGCAGACGGTGCGATTGGCACATTATTATATTCGTATGGACTGGATTATTGTCATGAGGAAATGAATGTGGCACGTCCGGAAATTATTGAAAAAATTCACGGAGAGTATATCGCTGCGGGTGCAGATATTATTCAAACGAATACATATGGAGCAAATGCTATTAAGCTCGCACGCTACGGCTATGAGGGACGTGTGCAGGAATTTAACGAAGCGGCACTGAAAATCGCGAAGCGCGCAGCAGCGGGTGGCCAGTACGTACTTGCAACAATTGGCGGGATTCGCGGCATTCGTAAAAGCGATGCCACACTAGAGGAAATTTTAGTGGCATTTAAAGAGCAAGCGGAGGTACTACTTGCCGGTGAGCCAGACGGATTTTTACTTGAAACGTATTATGATTTTGAAGAATTAGCGCAGAGTGTACAACTACTGCGTACATTAACGGATTTACCGATTATCGCGCAAGTAACGATGCAAGAAGCAGGCGTACTACAAAACGGGATGTCGCTAAATGAAGCGTTACACGATCTACAACGTTTAGGAGCGGATATTGTAGGTAGCAACTGTCGACTAGGGCCATTCCATACGATTCAAGCGTTTGAAGGAGTAAGTCTACCGGAAACGGCATATTTATCGGCTTATCCGAATGCCTCACTTTTAGATGTAGAAGACGGCCGCGTTGTGTATGAATCGGAAACGGACTATTTTGCACGTGCCGCAGAAGAGTTAGTGAACCAAGGCGTGCGTTTAATTGGTGGGTGCTGCGGGACAACGCCAAAGCATATCGCAGCAGCGAAAAAACGTTTAGCCAAGCTTTCGCCAATTGAAGAGAAGGCAGAAACAAAGGGACGTACGGAATTTGTCCGCGTGGCAGAACCGCGTAAACATGAACCACTGCACGAAAAAGCAAAGCGCGAGCGTTCGGTAATTGTTGAACTCGACACACCGCGTCACTTAGAAATTGATGGCTTTGTGGAGGGTGCGAAAAAGCTAGCAGAGGCGGGCGCGGATGTTGTGATGATGGCAGATAATTCATTAGCCTCACCTCGTATTAGTAATATCGCGATGGCGGCGATTTTAAAGGAGTACGGCATTCGCTCACTGCCACATTTAACTTGCCGTGACCGTAACTTAATTGGCTTACAGTCTCATTTAATGGGGCTGGATGCACTAGAGCTACATGACATTTTAGTTGTCACAGGAGACCCAACAAAGGTTGGCGATTTCCCAGGGGCAACGAGTGTGTATGATGTGTCGTCAATGGAGTTAATTTCACTCATTAAGCAATTAAATGAAGGTGGCTCGTTTACCGGGAAGTCACTACGTAAACAGGCGAACTTCTCTGTAGCAGCAGCTTTTAACCCAAACGTGCGTGTGTTAGATCGCGCAGTGCAGCGTTTAGAAAAGAAAATTGAGCATGGCGCGGATTACTTCATCTCGCAGCCGGTATATACAAAGGAAAAAATTGTAGAAATTTACGAAGCAACTAAGCATCTAGAAACGCCTATTTATATCGGCATTATGCCACTAACTTCATCACGCAGTGCCGAGTTTTTACACCATGAAGTGCCAGGCATTAAACTATCTGATGAAGTATTAGCACGCATGGCAGCATGTGGGGACGATAAAGAGGCAGCAACACAAGAAGGCTTAGCAATCGCGCAAGAATTACTAGATACAGCATGTCAGTATTTCAACGGTATTTACTTAATTACACCGTTTTTACGATACGATATGACATTACAATTAATGGATTATGTAAAACAGTATGACGCGAAACATAAAGGAGAAAAAACAAATGTTTAA
- the hemG gene encoding protoporphyrinogen oxidase, with the protein MKTIVVVGGGITGLTTMHYLKKQLAEKNVNARLVLIEKKPYLGGKIHSEHDGSFIMETGADSIVARHPGVLELVQELGFESELVYNETGISYIHTNNELHAIPAGSTFGIPMSMESLMASTLISEEGKQRALKDLELPNTNFTKESSIGHFLEYFLGEEIVRKQIAPVLAGVYSGDLYQLSLNSTLPYLVDYKNEYGSIMKGFEANRAQFEKAANKKFISFKGGLSALIDRLEETLPEVEFMKNTAIQAVEKQGERYCVVLGNETLIADIVVLATPNETVSTVLQDAGLRTQLEKFTTASALTMYVGFDVADRMLPADGTGFIVSHNSDLVCNASTWTSRKWKHTSSEGNLLVRLFYKNINPRYEELAAMTDEQLTEVALGDIKLSLGIEEKPTVVNVTKWIGQMPRYDLAHNEALGHVIKELALHYPNVLLAGCSYFGVGIGACIQNGKKTAEQIIARV; encoded by the coding sequence ATGAAAACAATAGTAGTAGTTGGCGGCGGAATTACTGGCTTAACGACGATGCATTATTTAAAAAAACAACTGGCGGAAAAAAATGTCAACGCACGTTTAGTATTAATCGAAAAAAAACCATATTTAGGCGGTAAAATTCATTCAGAGCATGATGGAAGCTTTATTATGGAAACAGGGGCGGATTCAATCGTTGCCCGTCATCCGGGTGTGTTAGAGCTTGTGCAGGAATTAGGATTTGAAAGTGAACTCGTTTATAACGAAACGGGCATTTCCTATATTCATACGAATAACGAGTTACACGCAATTCCAGCTGGTTCAACGTTTGGTATTCCAATGAGCATGGAGTCGTTAATGGCAAGTACACTTATTTCAGAAGAAGGCAAACAGCGTGCGCTAAAAGATTTAGAATTACCGAACACAAATTTTACAAAGGAAAGCTCAATTGGCCATTTCTTAGAGTACTTCCTAGGTGAGGAAATTGTGCGTAAACAAATCGCACCAGTGTTAGCGGGGGTATATTCAGGTGATTTGTATCAATTAAGTCTCAACTCGACATTGCCTTATTTAGTCGACTATAAAAATGAGTACGGTTCGATTATGAAAGGCTTTGAAGCAAACCGTGCACAATTTGAGAAGGCGGCAAATAAAAAATTCATTTCGTTTAAAGGTGGCTTATCGGCGTTGATTGACCGATTAGAAGAGACTTTACCAGAAGTGGAATTCATGAAAAATACAGCGATTCAAGCCGTTGAAAAACAGGGTGAGCGCTACTGTGTTGTGTTAGGAAACGAAACGCTTATTGCGGATATCGTTGTCCTTGCAACACCAAATGAAACGGTGTCTACGGTATTACAAGACGCTGGTTTACGTACGCAATTAGAAAAATTCACGACTGCCTCAGCATTAACGATGTATGTTGGTTTTGATGTGGCAGATCGCATGTTACCAGCAGATGGCACGGGCTTTATCGTATCCCATAACTCAGATTTAGTATGTAATGCCTCAACATGGACGAGTCGTAAATGGAAGCATACGTCGTCAGAAGGTAACTTACTTGTCCGTTTGTTCTATAAAAACATTAATCCGCGCTACGAGGAGCTAGCTGCCATGACCGATGAACAACTGACAGAGGTCGCTTTAGGCGATATAAAACTAAGTCTGGGCATTGAAGAAAAGCCGACTGTTGTTAACGTCACAAAGTGGATCGGCCAAATGCCGCGTTATGATTTAGCACATAACGAAGCGTTAGGTCATGTGATAAAAGAATTAGCTTTGCATTATCCAAATGTCTTACTTGCGGGCTGCTCTTATTTTGGTGTTGGAATTGGTGCGTGTATTCAAAATGGCAAAAAAACAGCCGAACAAATTATCGCACGTGTTTAA
- a CDS encoding globin-coupled sensor protein has translation MFFNKKKNEKQVIDWNTVDVKLESTRNSAVMKQLKMLGLTEDDLKHLKVFKPQVDENIERIVDTFYKNLGMEQSLVDIINDHSSVDRLKVTLKRHICEMFSGVIDSEYFEKRKKISRVHVHIGLKTKWYIGAFQSLLIDFIRLVQDHIDDDDQRFRTIAAISKILNFEQQVVLEEYELVIERMQEKLEQQKRQIGNAVIESSANLAAISEETNASFHQLTSQSDVMIAYAKKAIDISKVATDQAYQGKVQIQQQTVSMNAIHHSVGLISEEMDKLTEVSKEMESTMGIVTNIANQTNLLALNAAIEAARAGEAGKGFGVVAGEVRKLSEQTKESAVNVEALLQNTNMRTAKLQESIQEIKSAVLVGEQSMHNTEIQFNAIVESMQETKIQNSLVEQEVGEIGEVIVELGSAFDEVTDAADMLAQVAQSLEKGN, from the coding sequence ATGTTTTTTAATAAAAAGAAAAATGAAAAACAAGTAATTGATTGGAATACAGTTGATGTAAAGCTTGAAAGTACTAGAAATAGTGCCGTAATGAAACAATTAAAAATGCTAGGTTTAACAGAAGATGATTTAAAACACTTGAAAGTATTTAAACCGCAAGTAGATGAAAATATTGAAAGAATTGTAGATACGTTTTATAAAAATTTAGGGATGGAGCAAAGTTTGGTTGATATTATTAATGACCATAGCTCTGTCGACCGTTTAAAAGTAACGTTAAAGCGTCATATTTGTGAAATGTTTAGCGGTGTCATCGATTCGGAATACTTTGAGAAACGTAAAAAGATTTCTCGTGTTCATGTACATATCGGGCTCAAAACGAAATGGTATATCGGCGCATTCCAAAGTCTACTAATCGACTTTATTCGATTAGTACAAGATCATATCGATGATGATGACCAACGATTCCGTACGATTGCAGCGATTTCAAAAATCTTAAATTTCGAGCAACAAGTCGTATTAGAAGAGTATGAGCTTGTTATCGAACGCATGCAAGAAAAACTAGAGCAACAAAAGCGTCAAATAGGGAATGCCGTAATTGAATCCTCAGCGAACTTAGCAGCCATTTCAGAAGAAACAAATGCTTCCTTCCATCAGCTAACATCACAATCAGATGTGATGATTGCCTATGCGAAAAAGGCGATTGATATTTCTAAAGTTGCAACAGATCAAGCGTATCAAGGGAAAGTTCAGATTCAACAGCAAACCGTAAGCATGAATGCCATTCATCACTCAGTAGGACTGATTTCAGAGGAGATGGACAAGCTAACAGAGGTTTCAAAAGAAATGGAATCTACAATGGGCATCGTAACAAACATCGCCAACCAAACAAATTTACTTGCACTTAACGCGGCAATTGAAGCAGCACGTGCTGGGGAAGCGGGTAAAGGGTTTGGTGTTGTAGCTGGTGAGGTTCGTAAGCTGTCTGAACAAACAAAAGAATCGGCAGTAAATGTTGAAGCGTTGTTACAAAATACAAATATGCGTACGGCCAAACTTCAAGAGTCGATTCAAGAAATTAAATCAGCGGTACTAGTTGGTGAGCAAAGTATGCATAATACGGAAATACAATTTAATGCGATCGTCGAGTCAATGCAAGAAACGAAAATACAAAATAGTTTAGTTGAGCAAGAAGTCGGCGAGATTGGCGAGGTAATTGTAGAATTAGGCAGTGCTTTTGACGAAGTAACAGATGCAGCAGATATGTTAGCACAAGTTGCGCAGTCATTAGAAAAAGGAAACTAG
- a CDS encoding chemotaxis protein, protein MFMFAAPQFSSNHNKDIVQKLQQVLAEQRETLTTLCTIVEYLKGYIQIQLESNDVIKYNQRIQRMTEKQVNRYDKIDDLINTNIFQMKKGKTTDNTALVYGKEIRKIESGIRTLKLFVCDAINMKDSNQQLMDRSEERLRYFDIRSIALEVEMNILSTRLTAI, encoded by the coding sequence ATGTTCATGTTTGCAGCTCCACAATTCTCTTCTAATCATAATAAGGATATCGTTCAAAAATTACAGCAAGTGCTAGCCGAGCAGCGAGAAACGTTAACGACATTATGTACAATTGTAGAATATTTAAAAGGCTATATCCAAATACAGTTAGAAAGTAACGATGTAATAAAATACAATCAAAGAATTCAAAGGATGACGGAGAAGCAAGTAAACCGTTACGATAAAATTGATGATTTAATTAATACGAATATTTTTCAAATGAAAAAAGGCAAGACCACGGATAATACAGCCCTAGTTTACGGGAAAGAAATCCGGAAAATTGAATCAGGTATTCGTACATTAAAGCTATTTGTATGTGATGCCATTAATATGAAAGATTCGAACCAGCAGTTAATGGACCGCAGTGAGGAACGCTTACGTTATTTTGACATACGTTCGATTGCCCTAGAAGTAGAGATGAACATACTATCAACAAGACTTACAGCGATTTAA
- a CDS encoding tetratricopeptide repeat protein, which translates to MKEKSDVMQTEEQFQDWLTQHFLEPKHWQQQFKLAKKGIEQSVVVVALLYKEHQNFEQANEWLNKAILLGNTEAMYELGNVYFEMEDEERAFEMYKKAAQLGHPDAMNNLADMYFNGEGTGHDERLALKWFTKAAESGVVEAMFTLGIMYEQGLGTEVDDQQALTFYEEAARGGDVESLYRLGMIYFEGALGQPQNREQAIYYFEQAAEHFHLDAFFNLGYISELEEGLMEKAVHYYKQASLLGDLESTKKLVHYYEQTNDAQAQKWREKLTYLQQDGE; encoded by the coding sequence ATGAAAGAAAAGAGTGATGTGATGCAAACGGAAGAGCAATTTCAGGATTGGCTTACACAACATTTCTTAGAGCCGAAGCATTGGCAACAACAATTTAAATTAGCAAAAAAAGGTATTGAACAATCGGTTGTAGTTGTTGCATTATTATATAAAGAACACCAAAATTTTGAACAAGCAAACGAGTGGTTGAACAAAGCAATTTTACTTGGGAATACAGAAGCAATGTATGAGCTTGGAAATGTCTATTTTGAAATGGAAGACGAAGAGCGCGCATTTGAGATGTACAAGAAGGCCGCACAACTTGGACATCCAGATGCGATGAACAATTTAGCGGATATGTATTTCAACGGTGAAGGTACAGGGCACGATGAACGCCTTGCTTTAAAATGGTTTACAAAAGCTGCGGAGTCCGGTGTGGTAGAAGCGATGTTCACACTTGGGATTATGTATGAGCAAGGGCTAGGTACCGAAGTTGATGACCAGCAAGCACTGACTTTTTATGAGGAAGCTGCACGTGGTGGGGATGTCGAGAGCCTGTATCGTTTAGGTATGATTTATTTTGAAGGGGCGCTCGGTCAACCTCAAAATAGAGAGCAAGCTATTTATTACTTCGAACAAGCTGCCGAGCACTTTCACCTGGATGCCTTCTTTAACTTGGGTTATATTTCGGAGCTTGAAGAAGGGCTGATGGAAAAAGCGGTTCATTATTATAAACAAGCTAGTTTATTGGGGGATCTAGAATCTACGAAAAAGCTCGTACATTACTATGAGCAAACAAACGATGCACAGGCGCAAAAATGGCGTGAAAAATTAACATACCTTCAACAAGACGGGGAGTGA
- a CDS encoding LysR family transcriptional regulator, which produces MEMEQLQYFKTVATMQHMTRAAEVLAISQPALSKSIASIEQQLGVPLFSREGRSIYLNRFGELFLQSVDIILEEYERIREEFEDIIRPGSGEVSFGFIHTLGMEVVPELIAATTKQFPNMQFSLTQATSLNLLKRLEEGAIDLCLSQKIESKVIDIETEELFVEELFVIVPVTHPLAKQSAVKLEDVKNEPFIAIKKGNSLRHLVDELFLEAGIKLKTTFAAEEMHTVAGFVSAGMGISMIPNIKGLDDYKVKRLKVDPPCYRSVGVSWAKNRYLPPAASEFKQYLVDYFNERKE; this is translated from the coding sequence ATGGAGATGGAACAGCTTCAATATTTCAAAACCGTTGCTACAATGCAACATATGACACGAGCAGCGGAGGTTTTAGCGATTTCCCAACCGGCGTTAAGTAAGTCTATTGCTAGTATTGAGCAACAACTTGGCGTGCCATTATTTAGCCGTGAAGGGCGCTCGATTTATTTAAATCGTTTTGGCGAGCTTTTTTTACAAAGTGTCGACATTATCTTAGAGGAATATGAGCGGATTCGTGAGGAATTTGAGGATATTATTCGCCCAGGTTCAGGTGAAGTTTCGTTTGGTTTTATTCATACATTAGGGATGGAAGTCGTTCCAGAATTAATCGCAGCAACAACGAAGCAATTTCCGAATATGCAGTTTTCGCTAACGCAGGCAACCTCATTAAATTTATTAAAGCGTTTAGAGGAAGGTGCTATTGATTTATGCCTTTCACAAAAAATTGAATCAAAAGTAATTGATATTGAAACAGAAGAGCTATTTGTTGAGGAACTATTTGTCATTGTTCCGGTGACACACCCACTAGCGAAACAAAGCGCTGTGAAATTAGAGGATGTCAAAAACGAGCCGTTTATTGCAATAAAAAAGGGCAATTCACTACGACACTTGGTAGATGAACTGTTCTTAGAGGCTGGTATTAAATTGAAAACAACATTTGCAGCAGAAGAGATGCATACGGTAGCAGGATTTGTGAGTGCGGGTATGGGTATATCAATGATTCCAAATATTAAAGGACTCGATGATTATAAAGTAAAACGCCTTAAAGTAGATCCACCATGCTATCGCTCTGTTGGGGTTTCATGGGCAAAAAATCGCTATTTACCCCCAGCAGCAAGTGAATTTAAGCAGTATTTAGTGGATTATTTTAATGAAAGAAAAGAGTGA